DNA sequence from the Malus domestica chromosome 06, GDT2T_hap1 genome:
TTCAACAGCATACTGGAGGTAAGGTTTCAAATTCCAAACCATGAGTCTGCATATTGCAAACCAATCCGGTTTCCACTTCCACCGTGCGGTTCCTTATGATCTTTCATGTCTTCTAACAGGAAAGGTTGCTCAACGAGAGTAAAAGAACCGCGGAAACCACTTTCCCTTCCTCAAACTGCACCGCATCTTTCATCACGGATGACATTGCACCCATAAAGAAAATGATCTCTACCGAGCAAAGTAAGTTGTCAGGAAACGGCATTCCATTATCAACACCAAAACTGTCTGCTCCCTTGTTTACCAAGAAAGCGAAAACGCAAGAACCTAAAGTTGGAACAGAGAAAACAGACGAAAAACAAACTGCGACGGCAGATGATGATGTTGGGAAGGTAAAAACGACAGAGGTGAGCAACAATGCAGGAGAGATGAAGAAGGTAGGGGAAGTGTCTGAGGTATCAAATGATCAAGAAAAAGTGAAGAAGGCAGAAGCACCCCGTCGAGCATCTAATCCATTcatgaagaaattaattaagtAGATTAAGTTCCTCTTAATTCCCTAATTACAAGGAGCTTAGAGTTTGATTAGCATTAGTAGTAAAGTAATAGGATCCAGAAAACTTGTCTCAgaagttttatttttccctTACCTTTTTCTCTCTGGCTGGTGTGCTATGTAATTATGTTAACAAATCAAagcttttagtttttaatttattattttattttgaataataaaCCATAAACTACTTCGGCTATTGGGCCTAAGAAGAAGCAAATTAAAGTATCCGGTTCATGCCCAAAGAAAATTGCTTGTTTACCACATGATTCAAATTGTTAATTAAATGCATTGCACCAAATATTTCaggaaaatttgaaatgatgagCTTCACAGTTAACAATTTCTCGTGTGGGCATGTCAAACAGATGGTGTTTCATTCTGTTTTGTGTCGTACTTGTTATCTTAATAAGTGATTTTGTGTAAcctcgttatcttaacgggttcttaatagGTTTCCACTCAATTCGTTAATGGGTCGTGATGTTTCATGTCAGGTTAACTGGTCAATGCAAGAAATTATCATGTCTAATGTTTAAATATGACAAACAATATCTTATCAGGTTATGAATGAGTGATTTTATAAACCCAACTCGTTAAGAGTTTCTTAACGATGACCCGACCTAACTCGTTAACAGGTTGAATCGAAGGatgttatttttgtgttaagTTAACGGATCGTGCAAGAAATTGTCAGGTACTCTCGTTATATGCTACTCAATTTAAAGAATTTTGAGCTCACTTcctatcaaattttattttttacacgaTATTCTAGATTATTGTAAACTACAACGAGAGTGAGTTTCGAATTCAATCTCACTTCTTATTGTTCGATTAacctttattttcttcttcgaaATTAACTGAATTAACATATTATTATAAAGTTATAAACTAACGCTAtcatttataaaacaaaaagaaaatatttaaatCCACTAACGCTATCGTCCATAAAACAAAAGGATTAATTTACAGTCAATTATTAAGTTGGAAATTTTCAATTCCAAATATTGAATGTGCGAAATCAGTGAGTGACAAACAGCCAAACACATCACCCCCTCACGTTCCGGAAAACAAAAAAGGTGAAAAAATGAGGGGCGATCTCGTCATTTCACCGTCGGCAGATCACAAACTTTAAAACCCCCAATTTCCTCCCACAGAAAATCGAAGCGCAAAAGCCAGAGAGAAACGACGAAAGAAAACCAAAACGACATGTCGATGGCGGAGGTCACCTTCTTCCACCTCCGCGACCCAGACGACGAGCCTCCCCACCTCACCTATCGCGCCCATCGCGACTTCGACCTCGACCTCTACTTCTCCGATCCCGATTTCCCGTCCTCCGATCGCTCCCTCCGCGCTCCCCGCATCGTCACCGTCCGCGAAGATGAATCCGACGACCCCGACGGCGACATCTTCTCCCAGTACCAATCCACCGTCCACGTCATCCGCAACGACGCCGTCTCGGGGGAGCCCAATTCCGCATCCAACCGGACCGACACATCCGGTTTGCTGAACCGCCGCGAGAACCAGGTCAATTTCGTCATGGATCTGTTCCAGCAGCGGGTCGAGCAGTCGTCTCAGGTAACCGCTCGCAGTCCCCTTTTGGTTTATGAAGATATTGACGAGGAGGATCGTAGTTTTGGGGTTATTGAGTCGAATTGCGGTGTGGGTATGGAGGGTTTGGACCTCGATTTGAGTTTAGGGTTAGGGTCGGGATTGGATTTTGGGCATTGTTTGGATGGGGACGGGATTGATGATCCCGAGGAGGAGGATTTCTTCGTGGGGAGGAGGGTTTGTAGGTCTGAATTTGGTGAGGAAACTTCCAATTTAAGTAGGGCTGATGATGATGCTTACGAGAATTGCGTGAGGCTGGTTGAGGTTGGGACCGATTCGGAGGACGATGAGAACGGGGTTATTGGGATTGATTTGAATTCCGGGGATGAGTATGGCGCGGAGGATCATGTCCATGGAGAGAATGATGTTGATACGAGCATCCCGCTGCGTTGGGATTCGCTTATTTTGGAGGACCATAGGGAAAGTAACGAAGATTTCGAGTGGGAGGAAGTTGACGGAGGGGTTGATGAGAGAGAGGTCTTCAGTATGTTTATTGCTCCCGACAATGAGGAATCAGGACCGGTGGCAGTTTCAGTTTCGGCAATGATGGCGCCGGAAGAGGAAGTGAATGTGGAGAGATATGAGCATTCGGAAAGTTTGGAATGGGAGGTTTTGTTGAATTCCAATACTTGGGACATAAATCCAGATGTTGTGCCTTATCTCGACGATGACTATATTCACACTGCAGAATATGATATGTTGTTTGGTCAATTCTCTGAGAACGAGAATGCGACAACGGGCAGGCCTCCGGCTGCCAACGCTGTGGTTGAAAGTCTCCCATCCGTAGTTTTAACTCAGGAGGATGTGGAAAAGGGTAATGCAGTCTGTGCTGTTTGCAAGGATGAGATGAAATCGGGGGAACAAGCAAAGCAGCTACCTTGCACGCATCGGTACCATGGTGACTGCATTGTGCCGTGGCTACGCATAAGGAACACATGTCCTGTTTGTCGACATGAATTGCCCTCCGATGACGCTACCTACGAGCGTAGAAGGAACCCAAGGCTTGCTCGTGGGTCGAACAATGGTCAGGCACTCTTTTGAGATCTTTCTCCGGCATTAGGTTTTCGAAAATGTAGATACTGCTGTGGTACATGATGCTTTGTTATGTTTTGATGGGAGTATCAGAAAAAGTTTTATGGTTAGATTACTTTTCATGGCTGTCATGTTAATTTTTTCTATCAGCTTATACATTTTTTGTTATGCTTGTTCTTGTTGGAGGATGATTGTCatgcaaatatgtaataatatTATGGTGGGTACTCTTTTTTGGTCTTGTATTCTTACTTGTTGTGTGCTCTTTTTCTTTTACAATACAAACGAGCGATAATTTACGttaaattcatttaaattacGAGAGCGAAGATTTAAACTTGAGTGCAGAGGGGCAAGCACACTTGGACAATGTTCATGGTTTGGCTGGTAGATACGAACCGGATCCCCTCCGGATCCATATATGTTGAGCAGGTGATCcgggccgttgaaatttgattcaatgatTACAATTATGATAACTTTTAGAGGGTTTTcttgtttgtaaccgttggatcaaattttaacggtCTGAATCGCCTACTCAGTAAGCTCAGTTTGATTGGATCCAGTAGATACCTCTtgttcttttctgtttttttaacttttctttgattggaaaaagaaaaagtacattTTATTAATTGAAAGTTAAGCATATTTAGGTTAAAAGTGAGCAAGCAGTTCACCAAATGCAaaacaaacaatcaaacaaaattaattaattaatcaagaaaaaaaattaagacaaacaataaaacaaaattaattaatcaacaaaaaaaaataaagtaaaaaacaaTAGGAAGACAATTTTAGGAATGTCCAAGCAAAGTTGGTGGTGAAGACATCTATCCAATATTTCATTGCAGGCATAGAAATCAGATTATTGGATAAACcaattttatctatttattttgttttgagtttttagttaaaatggttCATGATATTAGCGTAACTCTTTACTTTGACCCCTTACAATGAATAGAAGTGGTgtctgagtttgtccaccatacatcattttagtcattcccGAAAAATCTCTCAATatcttcattaaattgtcatgtAAAAGATCATGTGATCACCTTTTAAAGGGTATATTTGTCAAACAAACACCTTCACTTATGAGGATGTAGACTTTTAATgtaataaccaaaataatttatAGTAGACAAACTCATGGATCACTTATATCGATTttcaatgtcagggaccaaagtgaggagttatactaacctcataaatcattttggctaaaaaaccttTTGGTTTTCCATCTCTCACGCAAAAAATAGCTCATTATAAACACAAAACGAAAAATTTGGGCATACGTGTCAAATTGTAATTCGTAATAAGCAAGAATGGACACATTCAAAGAAAGAAGCCAATTATCTTCCGGAATCTTATTTCTCTACGTCCCTTCTATATCTTCTCGCTTGCCAATTTTAGTAAAAGCGTTTAAGCACGCGAGTTGGTGATTATGTAGATTAAGCGGATGTTAATGATAGTCAATACATTGGTTTAAGTTTGAATTTATATTAAGTGTTCAACTACAAATCTTATGAAAATTGTTTATAAATCTAACAATTTTAGCAAAAGGAGGATGGCGATGCCCATGATTTGCACATTGgtttgtttctgtttctgtCGGAAACGTTTGTTGGTTTCCTATTAATAACTTCACGCATTTGTGCATAATTAAACTCATGAAAGAAACCACGCCCaatagttgaggatgaattccAGATCTGTATTTTACATGGCATATTTTGGATTTGATTCTTAACACTGGTGAATCATACAATGGTGGTCATAGGAAGATTAAACTGCCCCATGAGTGTTTCCAGCCTGCAAAAAGATGAACTGTGAACTGCCGTGACGAAGCCACTAGCTGGTTCCTTAAAAAGGAAAGAACAAAAACTAGTGAAAGAACTGTTTTTTCGCAAAATTCCCTTTGTTTCCAAATTAGGGTTATTTTCGTAGATAGTGCCTTTGTAGTGGCATAGCTTTGCATCCTTAAATACCATGGAAAAGACAATATTTAATCAATTGGAATTCATTAGGTCAAACTTTATGTATGAGCTTTCTCAATCAAAATTATTGGTATATATGACATAAATAAATCTTAAAAACAACCTGCACATGATCAGTTGGTCTAGCGACATTCAGTTTTTACTTGATTAGAAAAAGGTCGAAAGTGCGGCTCACAAGAATGCAAGGGTGAAATATATGAGCTTGATACCAAGTTCGGATCTATCTTAGCATATATATGTCACCCCAACTAGGTTAACCCACCTATAACAAGGAAAACACGACGGCTCACAAGGTTTGAGGTTCGACACTCAAGGTTTGTGTACAAGGTCTATAGTATAGACCATGTGTATTTATATTTGTATTTATATTTGTTGTAAGTTCGATACCGAATTGTGACCTTAACTTATATTACTATATAATATATCTTTATAAATATACTATCAAACCTAGAAGCAACCAAAAGAACTTAAGAACAAACCTTGAAATCCTTTCGGTCTGCAAGAAAAACCTTTCCATTTCATGAGTTCACTTGTCTTCATGAACTCACCCTTCCCCTTACATTTTTAGCAAATCCTAATTTCTCTGTTAATCACATTCCCGGCGAGACGTCGGAAGCAAGTAATGTAACATTAAGACATCAACATGAGCAAATTAAGGTGATCAGCCACTCTTAATATTTCCATAATCTCACACGCCTTTCCGAAAATCGGCATAATTTCCAGGTCCAGGTCTTGCCTTCAGATGTTGATATGAATGTGTAAAGACAAAAAAATGTTAAACTTCTTAAAATATATGACAAGGAGAAGCTTAATCTCAATTAATTTCTGATTACGTGAAGGTCAAGAAATGTTGTGTATACATAGATGCTAGAAGCTCACTAAAAAATTGCTCAAACCCTTTTGAATTTTACTCTCTGCACCTCCTAGTCACCCAaagattcttcttcttcatggaGCTAAAAGAATCCATGCCGATCAACCCGACCCGATTCTTCCACATCTCTCATATCCATGTTCCAACCCATGGTTTCTCAGCAAACACCTCATCTCTTGGCAACGAAGCCGCCTTCGGTGAAGCAGGGGAGCGGGACATGAACtacgaaagaaagctcaagAGAATGATATCCAACAGGGAGTCTGCAAGGAGGTCGCGAATGCGTAAGAAGAAGCAGATTGAAGAGCTGCAGTATCAGGTGGATCAGCTCCATTCTACCAATCGCCAGCTCTCGGAGAAGCTCATCCAACTGTTAGAAGGCAACCAACAGATCCTCCAGGAGAATGCTCAGCTGAAGGAGAGAGTCTCTTCCCTTCAAATCATCCTTGCCGATCTCATTGCACCTCTGAGGATTGAGGGAGATGTCACCGTTAACACAAATGGCAATCAGCTTACAGCCGAAGATTCAAGCACGCCATGATTGCATCCCGACCATGGAGAATTCGGCTTTGTTCCATCCAGTACAGGGGCGCAGCAGCGTTGATGCATACAATGTTATCATTCTACAAGTAAACACGGTCAAAGATACATGAGTTTAAGAGGTCTGATGTAATTTGTCAGCGATCTGCATACATACGATGTTATCATTCTGTAAATGTCATCGATTTTCATTCTCAACTCTACGTTACATCCGTACGATCTTATCAACAAGATGGCAGATATCTGACCCTTTTCGGTGCAAAAGGCATAAATTGACAATAGATACAAGAAACTTCTTAACAACTCGATTAgagattttcaaaatttttgggTCCATGTACTCGAGTCACTTGTTAGCGTGCATCAGAACATTTGTTTATGATACAATATGATACAAATAGGCCctgaaaatcgaaaaaaaaaccTATCATCAACCGCTCTTCTTTACTAGGTGCTTCCCGTTTGAGATGCCAGGCGAGGTTTCTGCTGTAGTAGTAAAAGTTGAAAAGCTGTTCTGTTCTTCAAGAAACTGGACCGGGTCTGCATATGAGAGGGTGCAAGGCCATCTAGACATAGAGGAACGAAACATGATTAGCTTCGGAAATAGCATAAGAAATTCAGTTAGAACAACAAGGTTCAGTATACTGTACCTGCTTGACTTTATAACCTGATCATGTATTGTCACACTCTCATCAAAGATGTCGCCTGCAAGAACGAAGCAAAATAAATTTTGAATGATGCTTAAAATGTATTCTGCATCATAAATTAAGAAAACGTTGCACACCTCCATATAGGTTTGTTTTTGAGAAGTATTTTGCAGTCAACCAACGGCTATAGTCAGCATCATATTTCTTGAACTTCTCTCTGTGGCTCGCACTATGGAGGTCACTAACACAAACAAAGGTCATAGTTTATCATCCAGGTGCTAGGCGCTGGTTCAAATTCATGATATAACATGCAAGAGAAGTTAAGGGTCATTTTAAGCATGGAATATAACTGAGTAGCTAATAGTAGCTAATATCCGGCAGCAGCAGAAAACTTTCCGCTAAGCCTGCAGCAAGAGGAGAGCCGAATATGAAGAAGGCATTGGTAGGAGCAAACTATAACTATGACAATTATAAGTCTAGGGCAGGAGAAAGAGTGATCCAAAAACAATGGGGTGTTATgttaaaaactaattaaaaggaCTCACAATAACATATCCGGGTTACAACAGACCTAGCATCCCAACCATTGGTTATAAAAATAACCTGATACGTGATAGTCCTAgcccttaaaaatacttaaaactgatatgtgacatgcattttGGATAACAGAGCTCATAAATGGTAGATCAACCAGGCATCAGTAAGCCTTTCGGATGCTCCTGCATCACACAAAGACCTAATTTGCGCTCATGAAAAACCCCGTCACAAACCATAACCAATGCCAAGAACTCACGATTATAGGGAGAAGAAATAAAGACAAAGCACCAAGTAATGGGCATGTGAGCTTCTAGATGGAATTCACATATAGTCTACATTTTTAACAAAAGGGAAGACAGGTAAATGATGCCATCTACATGTGATGCTTCGGAGGTCAGAGGATGTTCGGGTATCATTATGCAAACAAAGGAACCTCCTCAGTCTAATTTAAGATACGTATTGTAGTAGCTTCTTACAATGAAGTGGTTAATACCGTCGATAGAGACTTCAGATGGCTAAATTTCAACCACTATGGACTGCCTACATTACTACAGTTATAATTACGGAGCCTTGTGGCTGATAAAGACTACCA
Encoded proteins:
- the LOC103437932 gene encoding uncharacterized protein, coding for MASLPSPSSPVSPSPSASSSDNSATQPISHSPPNPQVEAGVNNGALDAEEKKPGIISAYFDDLHSASHREKFKKYDADYSRWLTAKYFSKTNLYGGDIFDESVTIHDQVIKSSRWPCTLSYADPVQFLEEQNSFSTFTTTAETSPGISNGKHLVKKSG
- the LOC103437931 gene encoding uncharacterized protein, which gives rise to MSMAEVTFFHLRDPDDEPPHLTYRAHRDFDLDLYFSDPDFPSSDRSLRAPRIVTVREDESDDPDGDIFSQYQSTVHVIRNDAVSGEPNSASNRTDTSGLLNRRENQVNFVMDLFQQRVEQSSQVTARSPLLVYEDIDEEDRSFGVIESNCGVGMEGLDLDLSLGLGSGLDFGHCLDGDGIDDPEEEDFFVGRRVCRSEFGEETSNLSRADDDAYENCVRLVEVGTDSEDDENGVIGIDLNSGDEYGAEDHVHGENDVDTSIPLRWDSLILEDHRESNEDFEWEEVDGGVDEREVFSMFIAPDNEESGPVAVSVSAMMAPEEEVNVERYEHSESLEWEVLLNSNTWDINPDVVPYLDDDYIHTAEYDMLFGQFSENENATTGRPPAANAVVESLPSVVLTQEDVEKGNAVCAVCKDEMKSGEQAKQLPCTHRYHGDCIVPWLRIRNTCPVCRHELPSDDATYERRRNPRLARGSNNGQALF
- the LOC103424599 gene encoding basic leucine zipper 43; translated protein: MPINPTRFFHISHIHVPTHGFSANTSSLGNEAAFGEAGERDMNYERKLKRMISNRESARRSRMRKKKQIEELQYQVDQLHSTNRQLSEKLIQLLEGNQQILQENAQLKERVSSLQIILADLIAPLRIEGDVTVNTNGNQLTAEDSSTP